The Pseudomonas fluorescens genome segment ACAGATCATCCGTGTATTCGCCTGGCTGACACAGGCTCATCAGCAATACCTCCGCCTTGCTGTACTTGAAGCCAGGGCGATATACCCGATCCACCGCAGCAACTGCGGCTTTGGTCAGTAGCCGGACATCATCCGTGGGGTAAGGCATATCGATCACCACACCATTGGCGTACTTCGCTTCCTCAGGATTGAACATCCCAGTACGGATGCTCACGCGCACTTTCTTGCACAGCGACTTTTGCGCCCTGAGCTTTTCTGAGGCGCGCATCATGTACGTGGCCACCGCCTCCTTGATCGGTGCCAGTTCCGTCAGCCGGGTGCCGAACATTCGACTGCAGCAGATCTCCTGCTTCGGAGGATCGGGTTCCTCTAGTTCCAGACAGGGGGTGCCGGCCAGTTCGCGCGCCGTCTTTTCGATCACCACACTGAAGTTTTTGCGTAGCGTCCAAGGATCTGCTTTTGCCAGATCCATCGCACTCTTGATGCCCAATGTATCCAGGTGCGCTTTCATTCGACGCCCTACACCCCACACCTCTGAAACGTCAGTGTTACGCAGCACCCAGTCACGCTTAGTTGGGTCGCAAATATTGACGACGCCACCCGTCTGCGCCTGCAGGCGTTTGGCCGTATGGTTGGCTAGCTTGGCCAAGGTCTTGGTGTGAGCGATCCCCACGCCCACCGGAATGCCGGCGCACCTCAGCACCTGACTACGGATCTGTCTACCGAGGCCGTCCAAATTGGTGATTCCGGCGAAATCGACGAAGGCTTCGTCGATGCTGTAGACCTCGACTGCGGGAACCATGGACTCGATCAGCGTCATGACGCGCTCACTCATGTCACCGTACAGCGCGTAATTCGAGGAGAACGGGACGATGCCGTGCTGCTTGAGCTTGTGTTTGATCTGGAAGTACGGCTCGCCCATTTTCACGTATGGCTTGGCATCGTAGCTGCGGGCGATGACGCACCCGTCATTATTCGATAAGACAACGATGGGGACCTTTGCCAGGTCAGGACGGAACACTCGCTCGCAACTGGCGTAAAAACTGTTGCAATCGATCAGGCCGAACACCGGCACCCGCTTAGACATGACTGCGCACACTACCAATGATCACGCCCCAGATCGCCAGCTCATCGCCTTCCAGCACGTAGCGCGGTGGATACTTGGGATTTTCGGACAGGAGGATCACCTCATTTCCACGGATGCACAGTCGCTTGCAAAGCGGATCATTGTTAAGCAGCGCAACAACAATATGCCCGTGAGCCGGCTCCAGTGAACGATCCACTACCGCCAAATCGCCGTCAAAGATTCCAGCCCCCTGCATGCTCTCTCCGGCAATTTTCACCAAGTAAACATGCGGAGCCCGGATGTTGAGCACTTCGTCGAGTGATATGTGGGTTTCGATGTGATCCGCTGCTGGCGAAGGAAAACCTGCCGGCACCCGAAAAAGACAAAGAGGTAATTTCCGACCGGCCACAGCAATAGGGCCTAGGATTGAAAAGCTCATGACGCACGACTTCCGATACTGTACAAATATACAGTTAACGTTCAGAACGGCACTCGGTCAATTTCTGTAGGAAATATCGGATAAACGGGAGGCTGGGAATTAACGAAATGATTATCGGAATCCGTCAGAACAACCCGCCCAACGCTACCGGTTCCCAGTTCATGATTACCAGCTCGCCACTGACTTCAGCCTTCCCCTGCCGCTGATTGGCTGTGGTGTAGCGGATGTCCAGAGTCTCGAAGTGGAAGCCTTCGAACACACGGCGGATGTCCGGATGATCGTTGATGCTGACCATCACTTTGCCTTTGCACCGGCGCATGAAGTCGGCCATCCGTTCATAGTTCTCGAACGGAAAGTCGACGCCGTAGCCGGCGGTCTGCCAGTAAGGCGGGTCCATGTAATGGAAGGTGTGGGCACGGTCGTAGCGTTCAGCGCACTCAAGCCAGGGGAGGTTTTCGACGTAGGTGCCGGACAGGCGCTGCCACGCGGCCGAGAGGTTTTCCTCGATGCGTAGCAGGTTGATGGCCGGGGCAGTGGTCGCCGTGCCGAATGTCTGACCCGAGACCTTGCCGGCGAAGGCATGGTGCTGCAGGTAGAAGAATCGGGCGGCGCGCTGGATGTCGGTGAGGGTTTCAGGGCGGGTCATTTTCTGCCATTCGAACACTTGCCGAGAACTGAGCGCCCATTTGAACTGGCGCACGAATTCTTCGAGGTGGTTCTGCACGACGCGGTATAGCGTGACCAGGTCGCCGTTGATGTCGTTGAGGACTTCGACTGGTGATGGCTGGGGCTTCATGAAGTACAGCGCAGCACCGCCGGCAAAGACTTCGACGTAGCATTCGTGTGGCGGAAAAAGCGGAAGGAGGCGGTCGGCCAGGCGGCGTTTGCCGCCCATCCAAGGGATGATGGGTGAATACATTGAGAGCAAGACCTTTACTGTATGGATAAACAGGTGTTAGGCTCGCCGCGCTTTGTGCACGGAGCAAGAGCCTTGGCTGGACTTGCAGGGACAATCTGCAGGGACGGCGGTCGATCCGGATGTTGGCGCATCCAGATCGGCCGCTCTTTTTTGAAGATCAACTCATTGTGTCCTCAAGGAAAGCCAATGGAAAAAAAAAGCAGTAATTTCAAAAAAGATACGATTGCGCTTTTAAGAAACCTACCAAGCGAATGGGCTATAGCCTTTTTGTTAGGTGCTGTGCCGCTTTGGCTTTTCAGCCACACTCAAAAAGATGTGGACGACATTGTTCAAGGACTACTTGCTATCGGTCCACTTATTGATTACTCCGCTTACTTAATTGCCCCTTATGGCTTAGTATTTCTTATTAAATATGGGATACGATTCAGATCAGACAAGAGCATGTGGATATTTGAGTTCACCCACAAAGTCATTGCAGAGATTGGAACCGGCTTTCTAACCATCACGCGAACGGGACTGGGTGCAGTTTTCGGAATATTAATAATAGGATTGAGCTCAAACATCATCACAATCTCAACTCAGCAAATTACGTCTTTGTTGGTTATGATATTTTCACTCACCATAGCTAACTGCGCACTTGCCCTTGGAAAAGATACGCTTATCGAACATACGAATAGAGCTGCTAGTAGCAACCCGTTAAAGTTCGACCCTAGACTTAAGTAATCATTTTTCGCTCTGTAAATTTATTGCAGACACGTAAGCTTGACACGCTCTAAGCGCTATTAGTCCTCGGTCACCGTCGTCGGTGATTCCAACAATTCGTTGAGCATGCGCTGGGTCAAGTTCGGCTCTTTTGGAACCATGAACCATGCCGCTGGTGGTGGCGGAGGTTGGCACCGATCCGTTGCCGGCATCGGTGGTGGCATCGAGTAGGACTGACAGGCGCAGATCAGCAGTGGCAAGACGGTCGCGCAGGCGATCTTGATTACGTTGGACATCGGTCAAGGCTCGGTAATGGGTTTGTTCACTGGTAGCCAGGCGCTGCTCGAGCGCGAGGCGTTTGTCTTGTTCGGCGCGCTGCTGCGCGGCGGAGGCCAGGGCCAGTTGATTGAGCGTTTCGGTGTGGAGGCGAGCCTGCTCGGCGAGCTGTTTGCCGTAGCGCCAATCCTGCACTTGCCAGGCGATGGCAGCGGATCCGCCGGCCAGGGTGGCCAGCAGCGCCGCGCTGACCAACAACCGATACGGCGCCGGGATTATTTCGCCGAGGCGCATAGCACCGCCCTCGCCCGCTCCCACAACTGCAAGCGATCCTGCAGACCATTCAGGCCGCCGTTGATCTTGCGGGTGATCGCTTCGAATTCGTTTCGATCCGCCAGAGCGTTCAGCTCACGAACCCACCAGAACCACGCGGCCGACTCGGCGGCCCACTGCGGCAGCTCCAGCAGCTCAGGCGTGCGCAACAAACGCTCGTCGCCGAACAGCGCCAAGCTGCAGCGCAGGTAGTTGTTGTGGCCGGTGATCTGAATCAGCCCCCGGCCACGGTAGCGCTGGCCATCGCCGTCGGCCTCGGGCGTGTTGCCCAGCCGTGCGGCCAGAGTCCCGGTGTCATACTTGCTCAGGTACTGGTCGCCGCCCAGTTCGCGCACGTAATTCAGCTCGCCGGATTCGTGTCCGACCTGGGCGAGAAATGCAGCTTGGCGTTGCGGTGTGTTGATCTGCCGGCGGATCATCGCGGCATTGAGCGCAGAAACAAAAACGCCCGCTTGGCGGCGGGCGTTGGGCATGATGCGTTGCAGTTGTTGCTCTGTCAGTGACATGGAGTTCTCCTTGGTTGTGAGACTTCGGCGCTACTGCTTGATCTGAACAACCTTCAGATCCTTCGCCGGCTTTTTCTTTTTGCCTTTGGCTTTCGCCTTGCCCTTCTTGCCGCCGTTGCACTCGACCGTCGTGCTCCAGCCGGCCTGGGTGAATACCTGCTCCACGGAGTCGACCAGGTACTCGCCGTCGAGTCCGACCTTAAAGTCTTGGGCGTTGATCGATCGTTCGGCAAACAGGTCGGTGCGCCCTGCCATCTCCAGTCGGACGCCGGCCGTAGATCGATTGAATGCAGTGAGGCGGGCTTGGGCAGCAGCTTCGGCGGCTGACTTGTTCGGGTATATGTGCCGGTCGGTGTGCACCGTCGGCAAGCCGTCCGGTGATTCGTCGTTGTCGAGAGTGACCACGGCGAGCTTGCCGGTCTTCTTGTCCTGGTGTTTGGTCGACACAGCCTTGTGGGTGTTGCGGTCACCGAGCCGGAACTGAAAACGGCTGACGTCTCGGCGATAGATATTCACAGTGCCTAGCGCCTTTCCCGAAGCACTCTCCCCGCCCTGACGCTGCATCACCAGCAGCTTGCCGTCGGCCACCTTGGCCGTGCAGTCGTATTGCTTGGCCAGGCGCGTAATGAAATTGAAGTCCGACTCGTTGAGCTGATCGGCGCGGGGCACCTTGGTCTGCACCGGGCAGACCGCCTGCCAGCCGTTGCGAGCGGCGACGTCGGCGACGATCCGCGACAACGGCACGTTTTCCCAGCTGCCGCTGCGAGTGGTCTTGCCGCTGCCACGCATGTCGCTGGCCTTGCCGGTGATCACCAGTGTGTCCGGCGGGCCGGACAGCTCGATCTCATCAACGACGTAGCGGCCGATGCGAGTCAGTCTGGTTTCTGCGTAGCCCAGGTAGATCTCGATGTTGGCCCCACGCGAGGGCAGAACCACCGCACCATCGCGGTCATCGATACGCAGTTCGAACTCGTCGGACTCCATGCCGGGTTTATCTGTGGTTTTCAGCTGCAGGAGTCGGTCATTGATCCGCTGGGTGATATCGGCGCCATCGGCCACGACGCGAAAGATGGGGGTCATTGTTCTGTCCAAAAGAAAGCCCGCACAGGGCGGGCTGATTGAGTGCTTACTCGGGATGCAGAAAGACAATTCAGCCCCACAACATCACCTCGCTGTCATCGGGTGCCGGCAAATCTGGCAGCTCGATCACTATGCCGGCGCGGTACGGTTGCGGCTCATCGGCCAGGCCCTGATTAGTATCCAGCACCGCCTCGACCGTTCCGTTCAGATGCCCGTAGGCGTGGTAACACAGGGTGTCGAGCAGATCCCCGTCAGACGTTCTGCAAGTCATCGCCATAGCGCACAAACTCCAAGGTGAACGCCTGTTTACGCGGGATACCACCCTGCAGCAGCGCGCTCTGTTCTTCTTCGACGTTCTTCAGGCACCAGGTGCCGAGCACGTCGCCATAGCCGGTGGTCAGCGTCAGGGGCAAGAGCTGGGCGCCCAAGCTGCGCAGGGTGTCCAACTGCTTGATGCCGCCTTTGAATCCGGGAAAGATCGCGCCCTTGAGGGTGATCTTGTCCTCGCCGATGCCCACCGCTTGCTGCGCCGGTCGCCGGGTCAGGCGTTCCTGCGAGGCCCAGCGGTATTCCGTTGAGCGCCGCAGTTCCTCGAAGGCGGCGGTATCCAGGTTGAAGTAATACGGGACAGCCTTGGGATCCAGTGGCTGCACGATCAGCAGGTGTGGGAATGGCTTCACAGCTTCCGGTACCGGTGTCGCGTCACCGGCCAGCGATCCGGTTGGCAGGATGTTCCCCAGCGATGGGCTGACTTTGCCAGCGATTTTGTTGATGGCGGTCGACGCCCGGGCGGCTTGCTCCTTGAGTTGGCCCATGCGCTCATCAATCTGCGACAAGGCACGCGTGGCCTTGTTGTAGGTGGCCACCACCTGACCGACCTTGGCCTGGGCGGCGTTCACCCCGCGCATGACGCGCTGCAGTTTTTCACCGACTGCCGGACCGACAATCGGAATGCCTTCCAGCTCCGAAGCCGCGCCGCTGATCTCGCTGATCGCGCCGTTGACTGGCCCCATCATGCCGTCGAGGCTGCGCCGGCCACTCTCTCCTGCTGCCGCCAGATTTTTCAGTCCCGACTGCAGCTGTTCCATGTAGGCCATTGGCCCTCCTCGTTACACATGCGGTTCGTCGAACAGCGAGCGGTTTTGCAACTGCTGTGTGGACTGACGCCACTGCTGATCGATGTAGGGTTGAAGCTCTCGCGCCAGTTGCGCCGGATCCTTTACGTCGCCCTGTACGGTGACATGCAGAGGCGCCTGAATATCGAACCGCTGCTCAACCTTAGTCGACTGGGGTTTCGCAGCAACAGGCGGTGCGAGCATCGCCGGTACCGCCGGGGATGCCGGCTGATTCAATGCACGCGTGACATCCCCCATTGCTGTTGCAGTCGACTCCCGTTCAGGCAACAATGGCTTGGAAACAGGCAGTGTTGGAACCTGTGCCGGCAACGCTTGCGTCGGAGCCGATATTGGCTTGGGACGGTCGAGAGTCGCTTGAGGAACGGGCGCCGCGCCGGTCAGCAGCGGCAACATTTTCGGTTGCGGCTGGACCATGTCTTTGACGACCGGTACCGGCGCGAATGAACGGGCGATATCGCCCATCACTGGCGGGATGTTCTGCCCTGCATTGACCATCATCAGCGGCCCGGCATCCGGCACTTTCTTGAGCGCTTCAGGGGTTCCGAACAACTCTTTACCCGCAAAGCCGCCGAGTGCGTCGCCGCCCATGTAACCGAGATAACCGCCAATCAATCCGCCGACCATGGTGCCAATGATGGGAATGGCCGATCCGATAGCGGCCCCCGCAGCAGCGCCGGCGAGAGTGCCGGCCAACCCACCCGCCGCTTGCCCGTACCCTTCGGCTTTTTCATCTTGAGTTTCGGCATTCTGATAGGTGTCCCAGGCCTTGTATCCCGCCTCAACGATGGCGACCACGGCGGTTCCTTTCACCACAGAACCAACGCTAGGACCGCCCCCGCCTCCACGGGTAACACGCTCTTTGCCGCCGCCCCCACCGCCCTTGCCGCCCTTACCTTTTTTCCCATCACGACCGCTATCGAAGTCGCCGGCATCCAGTCCACCGCCCATGGCCGGCAGGTTAGTGACGATGACTTTTTGCGGAATGTTCGGGTTACCCATCAAGGTGCCGCGCCCGATATTCATCAGGCCCTTACCCATCTTGAACGCACTGACGGCGCCCTTGAGCGCGACCAGACCCGCCACGGCTGTACCGATGGCGGTAACCAAACGCGGTGATTCGTCGGACAGGCCCGCGAGCTGTCGGCTGACGTTGGTGATGCCGTCCGCGACCGCATCAGTGACCGGCCGAATCGCATCACCGATGCTGCGCATGGCATCGTCCATGCTCTGGGCCATCTCGGACCATTTTTGCGCGGAAGTCTGCCGGCGTTCAGCCAGGTTCTTGTCGAGGATCCCGGTGGCATTGGCCGAGTCTTTCTTCAGTTGCTCATACAGATCCTTGTTCTGCATGTACGCGGTCAAAGCGGCCTTGACCTGCATGTCGGCGAACAGATCACCGGTACGCAAAGCCTCCTCCAAGGACTTCATCATAGCCTTGGCTTTCTCGGGATCGGCCTCTTTACTGATCGCAGCTGTGGCCTTGGCCATTTCGGCCGCCCGTTTAGGATCGGTCGCCTCGATGTATTTCTGGGCCAAGGCAAAACTCGACTCCAGCGTAGACTTGCCGTTCTGCAGTCCGGTTTGCAGCGACTTCTTGTAGTCGATACCCGCCTTTTCATAGGCCTTGACCGTTTCGCCGGAACCGATTTTCTCCATCCAGTTTTTTAGATTATTGGCCGCTTCGTCCGAGCCGCCGGCCGTCTTCATCTGCACTTGCAACATCGCGCCCAACTGCGACACCGAGTCCATACCGGTGATGCCCAGCTTGCCCATACCAGCCAACAGTTCAGGAAACCACTTGGCCATGTCGACCGCTTCAAAACTGCCTGCCTGTCCCTGGTAGGCGATGGCCTCCAGCGCCTTTTGCATCACAGCCGGATCGGTGATCTTGGCGTTCTGGCCCAAGGCATTGATCATCTTGGCGGTTTCAGAGCCGTCCGAACCCTGCCCCACAGCGAACTTGGCCGCCGTCGGTGCATAGGCCAGTGCCTTATCCAGCTCCATGCCGGCGCCGACCAGGGCGTTGACCAACTCGGCGACCTGGTTGCGCGCCATGCCCGTATCACGCGACGTGTCGATCACGGTTTTGGAGAGCTGCGTTTCTTCTGGCGTGTTGGCAATGTTGGCCTTGATCGCGATGTCACGAATGATCGCGCCGTAGTCCGCACTGACCTTTGTCGGAATGGCCACGGCAGCAGTCAGTGCGCCGGCCTGGCCGAGGGTGCTTTTCATCCCCTGCCGACCTTCGTCCAGTTGTCGGTAACCGAGCGCTTTGAGTTCCGCACCGGCCGCGACACGACCCATCGTGGCGTAGGCCTTGCTCAAACGTCCGACCTCGACGCCCTGTTTCTTGAGAAGGTCGAGGTTCTTTTCGTATTTGGACAACAGCTTGTCGGCACCGGCGGCGCCGGTTGCGTGCGCCTTGCGCCATTCCTCGCGCAGACGCATGGTGTCGCCGATGGTGTTCTGCAGCACCCGGGCTTTACTGCCGACCGTACCCAGGTGCTTGATCTTGCTTTCGACGTCCTTGAACGCTTTGCCCACCGTCGGATCGACGGCGCCGCCGATGACAAAGCCGAGTGCGAGGTTCTTCGCCATGTGCGTGTCCTTGGGTCGAGGATGATTGGAAATGGCTCAGTCCGTGAGCCACCACACGATGTCGTTGAAGGGCATGGCCATGATCTCGGCTGCCGAGAAACCAGTCTCCTTGGCGAGTCGCTTGGCCAGTCCTTTCAATGTCGGCCCGTCAAATCTCGTCGTCTTGGACCAGACGAAAATAGCCTTTCTGCAGGCGCATGTAGTCGACCAACTTGAGGGCCATCAGATCCTGTTCCGGGGTCTGAGTCAGCGAGGAGAACAGCGACATTTCGCGCTTTTCTTCATCGCCGTTGCAGGCTGCTTGCGCGGCCCGAATGTCTCGCACGCAAGGTGTACGAATAGTCAGCGTGTCGACCAGCACACCCGACAGCTCGGTGGGGTGTCGCAGGGAGATGCGAAAGCCTTCCTCGGTCAGTTGCAGCCAGCTTGGCAGTGGTTTTTCTTGAGTGGCTTGATTGGTTTGCGTCATTTCATTGTGTCCTTAAAGGCCCAGGGCCGAACGTTCGTCAGCGAGTTGGTCGACGCCATCGACGACCAGCACCATGCCCAGCATGTCGATCTCGTAAATCACCCGGCCGGCGACTTCGAGCTTGTAGTAGGTCAATGCCATGTTGTGTTTGGTCTCGGCCTTCTCACCGGCCTTCCAGTCGCCCATGTCGACCTCCTTGATACCGCCACGCATGGTGACGATCACCGGGGTGACCTTGCCCTTGAGCCCCTTGAACGAACCTCGGAACACAGCGCTGCAGGCGGTGCGGTCGGACAAACCGAAGAATTTGAGCGCTTCGCGCCGCACACCGTTGGTGGTAAAGCCGGCCTCCAGTTTTTCCACGCCGGTCGGGATCTCGACCTCGCCGGCCATACCGCCGCCTCGATAGGCTTCGGTTTTCAGCACCACCTTAGGCAGGGTCAGGCTCGGCATTTCGCCGGCAAAACTGACGCCGTCGATAAACCCGGCGCAGTTGGAGAGAACTTCAGGAATCATCAGGGTGCCTCCTTAGGCGGGCTCAAGCACTTCGGTCATCCACTCGTTGGTGACCTCAAAAAGGAAGTTCGGGTTTTCGGCCGGCGGTACGTCGGTGAAGCGGATGCGCCAGTACACCTTGCCCTGCTCGATCTGGCTGGCGGTGTTCAATTCGTGATCCGGAAACACCTCGAAGTTGATCACCGCACCTTGGTTTTTCAGGTCACGCATGAACGCTTCCAGGCCGTCAGTGACATCCTTGACGTAGGTCTTGGTGATCGAGCGGTCGACCGCCCACTTGTGGCCGGCCTGCACCGCATCCATGAGGATGAACAGCGTGCGTACGCGGGTGACGAACGCCCACTTCGGATCGCTCGACAGCGTGCGGTTACCCCAAAGGCGGTAGCCGTCGTCGCGAATGATCGTGGTGATATTGGCGTTGTTGAGCAGGTTTGCCCGACAGGTCTCGTCGCCGTCCAGGTACTCGACTGCGCGGGTGGTGCCGGTGATGCCGGTGAACTCTTTGTTCGACGGCGAAGCCCAGAAGCCGTAGGTCGCATCCGTCCAGGCAAACAGGCCGGCGGTCCATGCAGAACCCGGCGCATCTACGGTCTTGCTTTCGCCGGTATCCCAGAACTGCACACCGGGGTCGACCATGAACAGGTTGCGACTGCCGAAATTGTCGGCGTAGGCCATGGCTTCCTCGTCGGTGGTGCATGGCCCGTCGATGATGCCAATGGCGCGCAGCTTCTGCGCCAGACCATCGATGGCGGTGGCCACCGCCTTGGTGGCCGAATGACCAGGTGCGATCAGCAAACGCGGTTGGGCGTTGAACAGGCTTTTGCCATCGAGCAGTGCCTGCAGGCCAGTACGCTGACCCGAAGCCAACACGCCGCCGATAATGGCCGATGTCTGCAGCGCCGGATCATCCATCTTCGGCACGCCGATGGCGACGATTACCGCCTTGGCTTTTTTGTAAATCGCCTGGCAGGCTCGGGTCATTGCCGATTCAGCGCCGAATGCTGCTATGGCTTCGCGCTCAGTGGTGATCAGCTTCAGTTCCCCTGCCTTGGCAGTGCCGCCGCCCAACACACCCGGCGTGAAGGTGTCGCACAAACCGATGATCGAGGAAGACGGCAGCGTGATGGTGCGCGCGCCGGTGTCGACCGCTGTGGTCGTGACGCCGTGAAAGAAACTCATAAGGCTCGTTCTCCAGAAACGAAAAAGCCCCGCGTGTCTGCGAGGCTTGAGGTGTTGGTATTGCATGAGGCGGAATGAAAAACGCCCCGTCAGTGCGGGGCGTTCAGGTGATTTGCGTTGCCAGCCAGATCGGCGCTGGCGGACGGTGTTCCGAAAGAGGAAATTGCTCGCCTTGCGGCCAGCCGCGCAACGTCCGGCGGTAGGCCTGCAACTCCGCGTACTGATCGACCGCGAGCGAAGTCTCGCCACCCTCCTCGAGCTCGTCGCGGTGGCGAGACACCAACGGATCAGTCAGCGCCAGTTGCGCATCACGCCAAGATCGCTCGACAGACGTCAGCTCATCAGCATTCAGCGGCGGCGGATCGATCAGCACCGGCTGACCATCGGGTCGTGACGACATTTTCTTGGGGCTGACCGACAACTCATCGAGCAGCGCCTGCCAAAC includes the following:
- the umuC gene encoding translesion error-prone DNA polymerase V subunit UmuC, producing the protein MSKRVPVFGLIDCNSFYASCERVFRPDLAKVPIVVLSNNDGCVIARSYDAKPYVKMGEPYFQIKHKLKQHGIVPFSSNYALYGDMSERVMTLIESMVPAVEVYSIDEAFVDFAGITNLDGLGRQIRSQVLRCAGIPVGVGIAHTKTLAKLANHTAKRLQAQTGGVVNICDPTKRDWVLRNTDVSEVWGVGRRMKAHLDTLGIKSAMDLAKADPWTLRKNFSVVIEKTARELAGTPCLELEEPDPPKQEICCSRMFGTRLTELAPIKEAVATYMMRASEKLRAQKSLCKKVRVSIRTGMFNPEEAKYANGVVIDMPYPTDDVRLLTKAAVAAVDRVYRPGFKYSKAEVLLMSLCQPGEYTDDLFAASQPTESTKVMAVLDQINERWGRGTLRAASVPSSPAWAMRREMMSQSYTTRLDQLWTINCR
- a CDS encoding LexA family protein, coding for MSFSILGPIAVAGRKLPLCLFRVPAGFPSPAADHIETHISLDEVLNIRAPHVYLVKIAGESMQGAGIFDGDLAVVDRSLEPAHGHIVVALLNNDPLCKRLCIRGNEVILLSENPKYPPRYVLEGDELAIWGVIIGSVRSHV
- a CDS encoding DNA adenine methylase; the encoded protein is MYSPIIPWMGGKRRLADRLLPLFPPHECYVEVFAGGAALYFMKPQPSPVEVLNDINGDLVTLYRVVQNHLEEFVRQFKWALSSRQVFEWQKMTRPETLTDIQRAARFFYLQHHAFAGKVSGQTFGTATTAPAINLLRIEENLSAAWQRLSGTYVENLPWLECAERYDRAHTFHYMDPPYWQTAGYGVDFPFENYERMADFMRRCKGKVMVSINDHPDIRRVFEGFHFETLDIRYTTANQRQGKAEVSGELVIMNWEPVALGGLF
- a CDS encoding lysis system i-spanin subunit Rz, with amino-acid sequence MRLGEIIPAPYRLLVSAALLATLAGGSAAIAWQVQDWRYGKQLAEQARLHTETLNQLALASAAQQRAEQDKRLALEQRLATSEQTHYRALTDVQRNQDRLRDRLATADLRLSVLLDATTDAGNGSVPTSATTSGMVHGSKRAELDPAHAQRIVGITDDGDRGLIALRACQAYVSAINLQSEK
- a CDS encoding glycoside hydrolase family 19 protein, producing the protein MSLTEQQLQRIMPNARRQAGVFVSALNAAMIRRQINTPQRQAAFLAQVGHESGELNYVRELGGDQYLSKYDTGTLAARLGNTPEADGDGQRYRGRGLIQITGHNNYLRCSLALFGDERLLRTPELLELPQWAAESAAWFWWVRELNALADRNEFEAITRKINGGLNGLQDRLQLWERARAVLCASAK
- a CDS encoding phage late control D family protein, coding for MTPIFRVVADGADITQRINDRLLQLKTTDKPGMESDEFELRIDDRDGAVVLPSRGANIEIYLGYAETRLTRIGRYVVDEIELSGPPDTLVITGKASDMRGSGKTTRSGSWENVPLSRIVADVAARNGWQAVCPVQTKVPRADQLNESDFNFITRLAKQYDCTAKVADGKLLVMQRQGGESASGKALGTVNIYRRDVSRFQFRLGDRNTHKAVSTKHQDKKTGKLAVVTLDNDESPDGLPTVHTDRHIYPNKSAAEAAAQARLTAFNRSTAGVRLEMAGRTDLFAERSINAQDFKVGLDGEYLVDSVEQVFTQAGWSTTVECNGGKKGKAKAKGKKKKPAKDLKVVQIKQ
- a CDS encoding tail protein X; protein product: MAMTCRTSDGDLLDTLCYHAYGHLNGTVEAVLDTNQGLADEPQPYRAGIVIELPDLPAPDDSEVMLWG
- a CDS encoding phage tail protein — its product is MAYMEQLQSGLKNLAAAGESGRRSLDGMMGPVNGAISEISGAASELEGIPIVGPAVGEKLQRVMRGVNAAQAKVGQVVATYNKATRALSQIDERMGQLKEQAARASTAINKIAGKVSPSLGNILPTGSLAGDATPVPEAVKPFPHLLIVQPLDPKAVPYYFNLDTAAFEELRRSTEYRWASQERLTRRPAQQAVGIGEDKITLKGAIFPGFKGGIKQLDTLRSLGAQLLPLTLTTGYGDVLGTWCLKNVEEEQSALLQGGIPRKQAFTLEFVRYGDDLQNV
- a CDS encoding phage tail tape measure protein — its product is MAKNLALGFVIGGAVDPTVGKAFKDVESKIKHLGTVGSKARVLQNTIGDTMRLREEWRKAHATGAAGADKLLSKYEKNLDLLKKQGVEVGRLSKAYATMGRVAAGAELKALGYRQLDEGRQGMKSTLGQAGALTAAVAIPTKVSADYGAIIRDIAIKANIANTPEETQLSKTVIDTSRDTGMARNQVAELVNALVGAGMELDKALAYAPTAAKFAVGQGSDGSETAKMINALGQNAKITDPAVMQKALEAIAYQGQAGSFEAVDMAKWFPELLAGMGKLGITGMDSVSQLGAMLQVQMKTAGGSDEAANNLKNWMEKIGSGETVKAYEKAGIDYKKSLQTGLQNGKSTLESSFALAQKYIEATDPKRAAEMAKATAAISKEADPEKAKAMMKSLEEALRTGDLFADMQVKAALTAYMQNKDLYEQLKKDSANATGILDKNLAERRQTSAQKWSEMAQSMDDAMRSIGDAIRPVTDAVADGITNVSRQLAGLSDESPRLVTAIGTAVAGLVALKGAVSAFKMGKGLMNIGRGTLMGNPNIPQKVIVTNLPAMGGGLDAGDFDSGRDGKKGKGGKGGGGGGKERVTRGGGGGPSVGSVVKGTAVVAIVEAGYKAWDTYQNAETQDEKAEGYGQAAGGLAGTLAGAAAGAAIGSAIPIIGTMVGGLIGGYLGYMGGDALGGFAGKELFGTPEALKKVPDAGPLMMVNAGQNIPPVMGDIARSFAPVPVVKDMVQPQPKMLPLLTGAAPVPQATLDRPKPISAPTQALPAQVPTLPVSKPLLPERESTATAMGDVTRALNQPASPAVPAMLAPPVAAKPQSTKVEQRFDIQAPLHVTVQGDVKDPAQLARELQPYIDQQWRQSTQQLQNRSLFDEPHV
- a CDS encoding phage tail assembly protein, with the translated sequence MTQTNQATQEKPLPSWLQLTEEGFRISLRHPTELSGVLVDTLTIRTPCVRDIRAAQAACNGDEEKREMSLFSSLTQTPEQDLMALKLVDYMRLQKGYFRLVQDDEI
- a CDS encoding phage major tail tube protein, whose translation is MIPEVLSNCAGFIDGVSFAGEMPSLTLPKVVLKTEAYRGGGMAGEVEIPTGVEKLEAGFTTNGVRREALKFFGLSDRTACSAVFRGSFKGLKGKVTPVIVTMRGGIKEVDMGDWKAGEKAETKHNMALTYYKLEVAGRVIYEIDMLGMVLVVDGVDQLADERSALGL
- a CDS encoding phage tail sheath subtilisin-like domain-containing protein, with amino-acid sequence MSFFHGVTTTAVDTGARTITLPSSSIIGLCDTFTPGVLGGGTAKAGELKLITTEREAIAAFGAESAMTRACQAIYKKAKAVIVAIGVPKMDDPALQTSAIIGGVLASGQRTGLQALLDGKSLFNAQPRLLIAPGHSATKAVATAIDGLAQKLRAIGIIDGPCTTDEEAMAYADNFGSRNLFMVDPGVQFWDTGESKTVDAPGSAWTAGLFAWTDATYGFWASPSNKEFTGITGTTRAVEYLDGDETCRANLLNNANITTIIRDDGYRLWGNRTLSSDPKWAFVTRVRTLFILMDAVQAGHKWAVDRSITKTYVKDVTDGLEAFMRDLKNQGAVINFEVFPDHELNTASQIEQGKVYWRIRFTDVPPAENPNFLFEVTNEWMTEVLEPA